One segment of Haloplanus natans DSM 17983 DNA contains the following:
- a CDS encoding amino acid-binding protein, producing MFDEIMGKFEGSPSQQAVIRLLLERGFSVNDEGRVVSGGIEIPNTGIAREIGVDRRVVDSTTDVILGDPELRRIFQNITAIPSLMDLAPVLDLSVLTVWVDDETESGIVADVTTAIADRGISIRQVISEDPEFVDDPKLYVITDAALPGDLLVEIRELPYVRRVEF from the coding sequence ATGTTCGACGAGATCATGGGGAAATTCGAGGGGAGCCCGAGTCAACAGGCGGTGATCCGCCTCCTCCTCGAACGGGGCTTCTCCGTCAACGACGAGGGGCGAGTCGTCTCCGGCGGGATCGAGATTCCCAACACGGGAATCGCCCGCGAGATCGGCGTCGACCGCCGTGTCGTCGATTCGACGACCGATGTCATCCTCGGAGACCCCGAACTCCGCCGTATCTTCCAGAACATCACGGCCATCCCGAGCCTGATGGATCTAGCGCCCGTCTTGGACCTCTCGGTGCTCACGGTCTGGGTCGACGACGAGACGGAGTCGGGCATCGTCGCCGACGTGACGACGGCCATCGCGGACCGCGGCATCTCGATCAGGCAGGTGATCAGCGAGGACCCCGAGTTCGTCGACGACCCCAAACTGTACGTCATCACCGACGCCGCCCTGCCGGGGGACCTCCTGGTCGAGATTCGCGAGTTGCCGTACGTCCGCCGGGTCGAGTTCTGA
- a CDS encoding IMPACT family protein, with translation MGEAFLTVAERAQADFEVKGSEFIGHVAPADSVAAAEAFASEVREAYADATHNVPAYRVPTGDGGMLREWSSDDGEPTGSAGNPALNVLVQRDLRNVVAVVTRYYGGVNLGVGGLARAYARGVSDAVAAAGVVEERPHERFVATVDYDDSGTVRGILESAGVEFDATYEARASFEVRVPVEDGAGLRDRLRSATGGRVELS, from the coding sequence ATGGGCGAGGCGTTTCTCACCGTCGCGGAGCGGGCACAGGCCGATTTCGAGGTGAAGGGCTCGGAGTTCATCGGCCACGTCGCCCCCGCCGACTCCGTCGCGGCCGCCGAGGCGTTCGCGAGCGAGGTGCGCGAGGCGTACGCAGACGCGACACACAACGTGCCCGCCTACCGCGTTCCGACGGGCGACGGCGGTATGCTCCGCGAGTGGTCGAGCGACGACGGCGAACCCACCGGGTCCGCGGGCAACCCCGCGCTGAACGTCCTCGTCCAGCGCGACCTGCGAAACGTCGTCGCGGTCGTCACCCGCTACTACGGCGGCGTCAACCTCGGCGTCGGCGGATTGGCGCGGGCGTACGCCCGGGGCGTGAGCGACGCGGTGGCGGCGGCGGGCGTCGTCGAGGAACGACCCCACGAGCGGTTCGTCGCCACGGTCGACTACGACGACTCCGGCACCGTTCGCGGCATCCTCGAAAGCGCCGGCGTCGAGTTCGACGCCACCTACGAGGCACGGGCGAGTTTCGAGGTGCGCGTCCCCGTCGAGGACGGGGCGGGGCTCCGGGACC